Part of the uncultured Desulfobacter sp. genome, AACTGTAATTTCCCACCACAATACCGGCAGGTTCCCCCTTGAGCATCTCTTCGTCATTGCCCGAATCCCCGCAGATCAAAAGATTTTTCAAGGGAATTTCCCATTTATAGCTTAAATACCGAATGGCTTTGCCTTTTGATGCCCTGTAGGGAAGGATATCCAGATATTTTTCATGGGAATAGATTAAGGTATATCGGAATCGGTTTTTGGCCAGAATGTGGTGCAGTTGGGGCAGATGATCCTTGCCGGGCAACATGTTATAACTGATTTTAAAGGGCGTCTGGTTGATTTTCGGCTGTTTTTTCAGATAATCAATCTGTTCAAGCGTTGACATGATCTGGTCTGGATTCCAGTTTTTGGAAATATGCTTTTCCCAACCCTTGTCGTGATACAAGGATTCACCATAGGTGATTTCACTTCCCACACCGGAGATGATGATGTCCGGCATCATGATGTTGTTTTCCTGTAAAATTTTCAGGGCCGATTCAAGTACCCGGCCTGTTGCCACACCAAACCCGATGTGTTTTTTGTTGTCCTCAATCAGTTTCATCAACTGTCCAAGGCTCTCCTCGTCATCGCCCAGCAAGGTATTGTCAATATCGGTGATGATAAAGTGGTGCAGGTCCGAAAACCGTTTGCCGATGTTCAAGCGCTGTTCGTTGGCGTCCATTTCCAGGGTTTCGTATTTTCGGTGCAGGGTTTCTATCTTCTCCACATATGTTTGCACATGGCTTTTCCAGGTATAATGTTTACGGGTATTCATGATGCCGTTTTTTGAAAAGGTGTTCCATGTATCCGGATGCACCAGAATATCTTTAATGGCTTTGGCAATGGATTTTGTGTCTTTGGGGTCCACCAGGATACCGCCTTTGCAATTATCAATGATATCTTTGGGACCGCCGTCATTTGTGGCCACCACCGGCAGTCCGCATGCCAGGGCTTCTAAAAGGGTCAAACCAAAGGGTTCTACCAATGCGGAATTTACAAACACGCCGCTTTTTCTTGCGGCAATCCGATACAGCTCGGGTACTTCATGCTCAAAATCGTGTTTTTTGGGGATGGCCATTTTGCCGTAAAGGTTATATTTATCTATCAAGAGCAGCATCTGGGTCAACACATCCCGTTCACTGTCCTCTTTCTGGGATATGTCTTTTCTGATACCGGCAAAGACGGCAAGGTTGGCAATGGCCTGCAGGTCATAGTCTTCTCCATACGCCTTGACAAGCCCTTCAATGTTTTTTCGTTTATCAGGCCGGCATAATGCAAGAATGATCGGTTTGTCGTGGTGCCTGAAAAAACGGCGCAGCTCTTTGATCAGTGACTGTCTTGTGAACAGGGCCTCCTCTTTTTGCTCTTCATCGGCAAAGGTATCGTGGTAATATGGGCAAAATTTTTCAATGTCGATGCCGGGTGGTATTACATGATACGTGGGCAGATTCTTGTTCTGGTATAGCCCATATTGTTTGTCGACTTCCTGGCGGGTACTGGTTACAATCATATCTGCTGATTTTAACACCTGCTCTTCCATGAAGATCCGGTGATCAATTTTAAACTTTTTGTTTAATTCCTCTTCTTTTACCCCTTCATCCAACAGTCTTTGTTTCTTTGATCTTCCTAAAGAATGGCCGGTATAGACGAAGGGGAGGCCGAAAAAACGGGCCAGTTCTTTGGCCACATAGCCCGCATCAGGATAGTGGCCGTGGATAATGTCCGGGATTTCTCTTTCATTTTTAATGAACTTGATGGTTTTATCCACATACTCATCCATAAACGGCCACAGCAGCTCTTTGCGTATATATTTTTTTCCGCCGCACTGGAGTCTGACAATGCGAAATTTTTCATTGACCGTTTCAATGGGCCGACTGTAGTCATTGGAACAGGACTTGTCTGAGATCAACCGTGTCAGCAGATCTACCTTTCGGACATCTTCGTGTTTGGATAACGCTTTGCCTAACTCTATGACATATTTAATCTGTCCGCCTGTGTCGGCATCATGGCCCAATTCCATGTTTTCGCTTCGAATAAGGCCGTGGATACTGAACATCTGAATATATAGGCCTTTTTTATTCATCTATCTCTCCAATTTTCTTTTAAATGTTTGATAGACCCCGACATCTTGAATCAAAGCGCCCTGGATGCCGCAGACATGGGATGCAAATTGGGCGGCAAGGGGGATGATTTTATCAACCGGCATGTGTTTCAGGATGCCGGCCACTGACATTGCCGCATATGCATCTCCTGCCCCGACAGTATCCGCAATATCCAAAGATTCGGCCGAAGGTCCCCTATGGTGACCGGAGTCTGACGTAAACCATTGGCTTCCCTGTCCCCCCATGGTTAGGATGAGGGTTTCAAGATGATGGGTTTTCATCAATTGAGCGGCGGTCATTTCGTGGGAGGGTTGAACATCCGGGCAAACAGCAGGTGATTCAAGTTCATCGGTATTGAGTTTTACAATGTCTGCGCAATTCAATGACGCCTTGACCGTCTGTGCGGTGTAGCACTCAGGTCTCAGGTTAATGTCGCAAAAAGATTTAGTTCCCGGCGATTTTTTGTGTAAAATTTTTTGGAGCAGGTCAAAATTGTTTGGGGTCCTCTGGATCAAGGTGCCGAAATAGATCACATCGGGTGTTGTCCCCGACAGTAATTGATGGACTGGGGCCGGATCAATGTAATCGTATGCCGTATCCCTGGTGATGGTAAATGTGTGTTCTCCTTTGCCCTGGACTTCGACCTGCACTGTGCCGGTGGGGTGATCTGCGTCAATTTGCACGTCTTCGGAATTGAAGTCGTGGGTGTTTAAAAAATCCAGGATTTCATTGCCCAGGTCGTCATTTCCGACCCGTGAAATAAATCTTACCGGAAATCCTAATTTTTTCAGGTGGTAGGCAAAATTAAAGGGGGCCCCGCCCATGCGCTTGTAGTCGGGAAATACGTCAAACAAAATTTCACCAGTGACAAGAATCATCGTTGAAAATACCTTGGAAATTATTAACGAAAGTTCCCCTGAACATGCCTGATGGATGGCTGTGTCAGAGACGGTTTTTTCTTTTTTATGAAGACCTGTTTGTCTGCCATGCGTTCCCTGAGTTGCGAAAGGTTATGACGCATGGTTGTGTAATGTGAGACGTATTATATTGAACTCAATGCAATTATGCAAGAATGAATCCGACGATGGCTTTTGCCTGGGCCGTGAATACTTTTATGGCCATTCGATGTGAAATTGATTCTATGGTAGGCCGTTTTGCTGTAGGGGCAACCCTTTGTGGTTGCCCCTGCCAGGCCGGGCATTGTGGCAGGGCAGGCACAGGGGCCTGCCCCTACAGCGACCAACGTTTAAACCAATCCTTTTCATCTACTGTGCTGGAAAGGGGGGGCGCAGATTATCCGCCTTCGGGGATAAAATCGGGCTCAGTGACACGGATGATGGCATAGCCGCCCTGGAGATTTTTAACCCGGGTAAATCCGTTCTGGTTCAGGGTAGTTTGACATTCAAAGGATCTGGCGCCTGTGCCGCAGAAAAGGCAGAGTTCCTTGTCCCTGGGCAGTTCATTGTAGCGTTCGCGCAACTCGGGCTGGGGGATGTGAATCCAGCGGTCCGCACCGTACTTCTCAATGAACGGCTGGGCTTCCACTGCCTCTCTTAAATCCACCACCGTGATTTCGCCTTTGTCGAACAGTTCAATAAATTCAGGCCAGTCAATGGGGGTGTTTCTGCCGTCCAGGATATTATCCAGTGCGTTACCGGCATTGTTGATCACATCCATGGCAGAGGCAAACGGCGGTGCATAGGCCACCTCCAGGGTACAGACATCATCCACGGTCATGCCTTGTTGCAGCAGGGGCACCACGGCATCCACCCTGGATTTGACGGAATCAATCTGCTCGCCCACGGCTTCCACACCCAACACCTTGCGGGTATTGCGGTCGGCGATGAGCTGGATGAACAGGAACTTTGAGTCGGGATAGAAATGGGCCCTGTCAAACTGGGCCACCACGGAGTGAACCGGATCAAATCCGGCCATCTTGGCCTGGTGAAGGGTCAGGCCTGCTGTGGCAACACCCATGCCGAAGATCTTGATGCAAAAGGTGCCCACCGTACCGTCAAATTGGGCATTTTTGCCGAAGATGTTGGTGCCGATGATCCGGCCCTGGCGGTTGGCAAGGGAGCCCAAAGGCATGGGGAGCTGGTCTCCGGATACCTGGTTGCGTACCTCAATGCAGTCACCGCCGGCATAGATATCCGGGTCGGTGGTTCTCAGATTTTTATCCACGATCAAAGAACCGCCCCGGCCCACAGCCAGGCCCGCTTCCGCCGCAAAACCCGTGTTCGGTCTAACGCCCACGGCCATGATCACAAGGTCGCAATCGATCACTTCGCCGCTGACTTCAACGCCGGTAACACCGTTTTCGGCATCCCCGAGGATTTTGGTCACCTGGGCACCTATTTTGACGTCCACGTCATTGTTTTCAAGCTCTTTTTCGGCAATCAGCGCGATATTGGGACCGATGGCAACCGGCAGGATATGGGGCGCCATTTCCACAAGGGTGGTTTCCACACCCCATAAGTCCGTCAGGGCTTCGGCCATTTCAACCCCGATGGCACCGGCACCGATGACCACGGCACTTCCCACGGCACCCTTGCTGATCAGTTCTTTGATGGCGTCGGCATGGTGGAGGTTGGAGACGGGGTATACCCCCGGCAGATCGGCGCCTGGGATGGGCGGTGTAAACGGTGTGCCGCCGGTACCGATGACCAGTTTGTCATAGGGCATGTCAGACTCTGTTCCGTCGTCAAGATGACGGACTTTCAGCAGTTTGTTTCTGCGGTCAATGCCGATGGCTTCAGTCCGGGTGAGTACATTAACGCCTTTGACGGTGCGGAAAAATTCCGGGTCCCTGGGGTGATGGGCCGTTGTGGAGTATAAATCTTTAAGTTCTCCAATATCCCCGCCAATATAATAAGGAATGCCGCATCCGCCGTATGAAATCAAACTATCCCTGTCTATCATAGTTATTTCACAATCGGAATCAAGCCGTCTGAGGCGGCTGGCCACTTTGGGGCCCAGGGCCACCGCACCGATAATAATGATTTTTTTTGCCATGAGAACCTCGTTTGTTTGTCCGGCATTTAACATGAAAAGCAAAACCGGATCGTGTCAATATTCCCCCGAATCAAATCCCTCTCAAATTTAGTAGACCCAAAATACGCTAATTAAAGATAATGCTCAAGGGTTTTACTGGCAGGCCTTTCTTTTTATAGTCTAACAGCCATGGGCAGGCATGGCCTATTAACGGCAAATTTCAGTCGGGCATATCATTGGCAATACAAGGTGACACAAAATAATAAAAAATGATCCCCGGTCTTGAAAACCTGCCCCATTTTCAGGTATGAGTGCAGACATGATGACTAAACGATTCAATCCCTTTGAAAACCGAACGGACCGGGATGTGAGAAATCTTTTGGGCAGTGCGTTTACCGGTGCGCTGCACAAAGGCGACCCGGCACTTGTGGCCAGGGCGGTCTCGGGCCTGGGGCAAAAACAATTGCCTGTTCCGGCCCAAGTGTACATCAAAGAGCGGTCCAGGCGGTATAACGATGTTTTGGCACAGGTCACGGCACATCCGGAGTTGGCTTCCGACGTCTATGCGTTAGCCGGTCTACTTTGGGATGAATCCCTTTTTTTTGAATGCCATGAGTGGCTCGAGCAAGATTATAGAACGCTTCAGGGCCAGGCGAAAAAAAATTTGCAGGCAATGATACGCACCGCAGGTGCCTTTGAATTGCTGGCGTATGACCGGAAAGAGGCGGCGGTCTCAGTGGCATCAAAAGCCTTGGCCGTGCTCGAAGAATATTTTTTGCAGGTCCCGGAATCATTTAATATTGCACCCAAGATGGCGCGCTTGAAAACCCTTATCAAAGCGGCCTAAACCCATGATCAGATTTGAATAGAATTTCATATGCCAGTTTTCATCGCCATTTGCGCCAATACCGAATACAATAAAAATGGTCAGACCATCACCAGTGTTCCCGTGGCCTACAGCCAGTGTGTCCTGCAAGCCGGTGCCGTGCCTGTTATCCTGCCGCCCTGCCGGGATGAACAGACCGTGGTCCTGATGCTCTCCCGCTTCAGCGGCCTGATTCTTCCAGGGGGGCTGGACATGGACGCCCAGTATTTTAATCAAGAGATGCATCCGGCATGCAGGGCCAGTGATCCCGAGCTGGATCTGTTTCAGGTTACCCTGGTGAAACTGGCCGTGGAACTTAAAATGCCCATTCTGGGTATTTGCCGGGGTGCCCAGGTGGCAAACGTGGCGCTAGGCGGCTCCCTGGTCCAGGATATCCCAAGTCAGTTGCCCGAATCCCACATTTCTCACATGCAGACGGTATTCTCCTTTGACACGGACCATGATGTCCGGTTCGATCCGGGTTCCCGGCTGTACGGCCTGTTTGGCGCGTCCATGCGTATCAACTCCCGGCATCATCAATCCATTGATGCCCCGGGCAACGGCATACGCATCACGGCATGGGCACCGGACGGCGTCGTGGAAGGGGCAGAGCACGAATCTCTGCCCATTTACCTTGTGCAGTGGCACCCTGAACTGCTCATGCAAAAAAGTGACAGCATGCGACCTTTATTCAATCGGTTCATCGGCCACTGCAAAGAAAAGAGGGCTTGGTTCTAACGTCGGCCATTGTAGGGGCAGGCCTCTGTGCCTGCCCTATCGGAAGCAACCACAGGGGAATTGCCCCTACAAAAGATGGCATATCTTATGATCAAGCCCAGAAAAGAACCCATGGGTGAAACCCAAGGATATAATATAAAATTTTTGTATTTTGGGCGGCGCACTGCCCTTTGAAGTTCCTTAAATGTATTTTTTACTCCCAATACTCAAATTTCAGGTTGATTTTATAAACATTAATTAATATACAAAGGGCAACTTTATGTACTGGCGCGTGGAAGCAGTAGTAGTGTTTTTGTGATAATAAGGGCCGGCTAATAGAAACACCCCGGTTACTTCAGGTATAATCTGACATAACAGCTTTTTTTGGAGAGGGATCATGAAACGATTATTTCTCATTGCAGTACCCTGGTTTGCTTTTGCTTTTATTTTTACGGGCCTTGCCCTTGCTGAAGACACTGAAGCCACATTCGAGCTTCCCACCGGCACCATGAGCTTACAGGCGCCTGAGGATGTCGAACACAAAGCCACATTGTCCCCGGTTAATTTTCCCCATTCCCTTCATTTTTCCTATTCCTGCCAAGCGTGCCATCATGCTTGGGACGGAAACGGCCCCATAAAAAGTTGCGGGACCAGCGGCTGCCATGAAAATTTCTGGGCACCGAAACCCGGTCAGGCCGATGGCGCGGGAAATAAGGTGAAATCCATGGTGGGTGCCTATCACCAGGCATGCCGCGACTGTCATAGAAAAGAGGCGGATCAGCAAAAGGCGGCCGGTTCCAAAGCGATTGTAACAGGCCCTATTGCCTGTGCCGGATGTCATCCAGATCCCCATTCCGAGGTGGTAGACAGTGATGAAGCGCTGTCAATCCCCATGGGTATCATCACCATCGAAGCGCCCGAAGGGGTTGAGGCCACAAGAGGTTCCGTTGGTTTTCCCCACGGACTTCATTTCCAGTTTGCCTGTAAAGCCTGCCATCATGACTGGGATGGTGAAAGTGAAGTTGAGGCCTGTTCTTCCTGCCACAGTGAAACAGAACCGTCAGGCGGCAGAAATATCAAATCCGAAGAGAACGTGATGTACTATCTGGCGGCCTATCACAATGTCTGTGTAACCTGCCACAGGGATACCGCCAAGCAACGCAGGGCAGCCATGGCAGAAGGCAAGACAGCCAAAGCGGATCTTCCCAAAGCGGCACCTGTGAATTGCAGCGGTTGCCACAGTCCGTCTTAATAACGGCCATGGGCCGACCCGGCATATCAACTGCCAGGCTTACGCCCACAACGAAAGATGAAAGTGACTCAGCAACTTATGGAAAATTTCATATAAACCTGATCATCTTAAGGTTATAAATCAATAATTATGTCAGCCCGGCAGGGCCCGTTTAACGGGATCTGCCGGGTTTACTTTGTTGTACGAAGGAAAGTAAGTTTGGAAAACGCAAAAAAGGGCGGTTTTGTGGTGTTTGAAGGGATTGACGGGTCTGGCAAGACCACCCAGAGCCAACTGCTGTACAAGCGACTGGCATCAACGAACACCCAGGTTTTTGCCACATGCGAACCCACCGACGGGCCTGTGGGCCGATTGCTGCGCCGGATGCTGTCCGGCGACCTGCCGGCCGACCAGCGCACCATTGCAAGCCTGTTTGCCGCAGACCGTACCGAGCATCTGATGGATCCCGAGACCGGCATCCGGCAGATGGTGGACAATGGCACAACGGTGGTGTGTGACAGGTATTATTTCTCTTCCTATGCCTATCACAGCCAATATATGGATATGGAGTGGGTGATCCAGGCCAATCGGCTCAATGCCGATATTTTAAAACCGGATATCACCCTGTTTATTGATGTGGACCCCGAAATCTGCCTGAAGCGGCTTCAAACTACCAGAAAACATCTTGAGATCTATGAAAAATTAGATATTATGAAGCAGGTACGGGCAAATTATTTGGCAGCGTTTCACCGCTTGAAAAAACAGGAGTGTGTGGCTGTGATTGACGGAAACGACTCCGTTGAAAACATAGCCGATGCAGTCTGGGATCAGGTCTGCCAGGTGATTTAACAGGAAAAAACATGAAAAAAGTGTGTGTTATTGATGGTCAGGGCGGCGGTATTGGATCAACTGTCATCAAGCGGATCAAGGAGCGGTTTGAGGAATCCGTTGAGGTGATTGCCCTTGGCACCAACGCCATTGCCACGGCCCAAATGCTTAAAGCCAGGGCAAATAAGGGCGCTTCCGGCACCAATGCCATTGTGCAGACGGTTAAGGATGCGGATATGATAATCGGTACCGTGGGGATTATCATGCCCCACGCCATGATGGGGGAGGTGACCCCCCGGATGGCTGAAGCCGTATCATGCTCCCCGGCCAAAAAGGTACTCCTGCCGCTGACCCAGGAAAATATCGCCATTGTCGGGATGGTGGGGGCGCCGCTGCCCCAGTTGGTGGACGAATTGTTGGACGCGTATTTCCCTCTGTCGTAACATCAACAGGTTTGGGGTATAATTTAACGCTGATAACCTGTATATTATATTTTTTATGTGAAAGTCTGTGCAACCTACACAGATCTTTCAATCTTCGTTGTGAGCGAAGCCCGGCAGTGGATATGTCAGGTCAACCCATGGCTGTTATTGGGGATTTTCCCAAATTCGAATTATAAAAGAAACCCCCGTGGCTTTAAAAGATCTTAAGAGCAGGAGTGCATATTATGTGTGAAGCCAATGCATATCTCATAGACAAGAGTGGACAGGAATCATTATTTCTGGAGGCCGTGGACAAGGTCGAACCCGAAGAAGACGGTATTCGCCTGGTCTCCATTTTTGGTGAACAGAAATTTATAAAAGGAAAGATTCACTCTTTGTCCCTGGTGGAACATAAGGTGTTTATCAAACCTGAATAGCGGTTGAAAAAAACAAAAGGCGGGCTGGATAAAAAGGATATCCGGGCCCGCCTTTGTTGTGCTGATAGATTACGCTTTACCAGCCGATGGTCAGATAGTCATGCATGGAGTTGGCTGCGGCACGTCCTGCACCCATGGCAAGAATAACCGTGGCAGCACCGGTAACAATGTCACCACCGGCCCATACACCTTTTCTGGATGTTTTTCCGGTGACAGGGTCTGCAACAATATTTCCCCATTTGTTCAAATTCAGGTTCGGGGTGGAGTTTGTGAGCAGCGGATTGGCGTTGGAACCCACAGACACGACAACCAGATCACAGTCGATGTTGAACTCGCTGCCTTCTATTGTTACAGGGCGGCGGCGTCCGGATGCATCGGGTTCACCCAGTTCCATTTTAACGCACTCCATACCGGTCAGGCGCCCTTCTTCATCCCCATAGAATTTTGTGGGGTTGGTCAGCAGCACAAATTCGATTTTTTCCTCTTCGGCATGGTGCAGTTCTTCATTTCTTGCGGGCATTTCATCCCTGGAACGTCTGTACACAACCTTTACGGACTCGGCACCTAACCGCATGGCGGTTCTGGCAGAGTCCATGGCTACGTTACCGGCGCCGAGAACTACGACATTCTTGCCCCGGGCAATGGGTGTATCGTATTCCGGGAACAGATAACCTTTCATCAGGTTGGTCCGGGTCAGGTATTCATTGGCGGAATAAATGCCGATGAGGTTTTCGCCGGGCAGGTTCATGAATCTGGGAAGTCCTGCACCCACGCCGATGTAAGCGGCGTCATAGCCTTCTGCAAACAGTTCGTCAATGGTGACGGTGGCACCAATGACGGTGTTACATTCAATGTTGGCGCCCATCTTTTCAAGGGTGGCCACTTCTGCTGCAACAATCTCTTTTGGCAGACGAAATTCGGGGATACCGTATACCAGAACGCCGCCGG contains:
- a CDS encoding DUF3842 family protein; protein product: MKKVCVIDGQGGGIGSTVIKRIKERFEESVEVIALGTNAIATAQMLKARANKGASGTNAIVQTVKDADMIIGTVGIIMPHAMMGEVTPRMAEAVSCSPAKKVLLPLTQENIAIVGMVGAPLPQLVDELLDAYFPLS
- the gltA gene encoding NADPH-dependent glutamate synthase; translation: MADKKVKVDRVVMPEQNPDVRRRNFLEVPLGLSDEMAITEAKRCIQCKKPACMEGCPVSVAIPEFIKCIAEGDFSGAARKLWERNALPAVCGRVCPQEEQCEGRCVLGKKGKPVAIGYLERFAADWERKNGTGEVPDVAEKTGKKVAVIGSGPSGLTVAGDLLVKGHDVTIFEAFHKPGGVLVYGIPEFRLPKEIVAAEVATLEKMGANIECNTVIGATVTIDELFAEGYDAAYIGVGAGLPRFMNLPGENLIGIYSANEYLTRTNLMKGYLFPEYDTPIARGKNVVVLGAGNVAMDSARTAMRLGAESVKVVYRRSRDEMPARNEELHHAEEEKIEFVLLTNPTKFYGDEEGRLTGMECVKMELGEPDASGRRRPVTIEGSEFNIDCDLVVVSVGSNANPLLTNSTPNLNLNKWGNIVADPVTGKTSRKGVWAGGDIVTGAATVILAMGAGRAAANSMHDYLTIGW
- a CDS encoding cytochrome c3 family protein; this translates as MKRLFLIAVPWFAFAFIFTGLALAEDTEATFELPTGTMSLQAPEDVEHKATLSPVNFPHSLHFSYSCQACHHAWDGNGPIKSCGTSGCHENFWAPKPGQADGAGNKVKSMVGAYHQACRDCHRKEADQQKAAGSKAIVTGPIACAGCHPDPHSEVVDSDEALSIPMGIITIEAPEGVEATRGSVGFPHGLHFQFACKACHHDWDGESEVEACSSCHSETEPSGGRNIKSEENVMYYLAAYHNVCVTCHRDTAKQRRAAMAEGKTAKADLPKAAPVNCSGCHSPS
- a CDS encoding carbohydrate kinase — translated: MILVTGEILFDVFPDYKRMGGAPFNFAYHLKKLGFPVRFISRVGNDDLGNEILDFLNTHDFNSEDVQIDADHPTGTVQVEVQGKGEHTFTITRDTAYDYIDPAPVHQLLSGTTPDVIYFGTLIQRTPNNFDLLQKILHKKSPGTKSFCDINLRPECYTAQTVKASLNCADIVKLNTDELESPAVCPDVQPSHEMTAAQLMKTHHLETLILTMGGQGSQWFTSDSGHHRGPSAESLDIADTVGAGDAYAAMSVAGILKHMPVDKIIPLAAQFASHVCGIQGALIQDVGVYQTFKRKLER
- the tmk gene encoding dTMP kinase; translation: MENAKKGGFVVFEGIDGSGKTTQSQLLYKRLASTNTQVFATCEPTDGPVGRLLRRMLSGDLPADQRTIASLFAADRTEHLMDPETGIRQMVDNGTTVVCDRYYFSSYAYHSQYMDMEWVIQANRLNADILKPDITLFIDVDPEICLKRLQTTRKHLEIYEKLDIMKQVRANYLAAFHRLKKQECVAVIDGNDSVENIADAVWDQVCQVI
- a CDS encoding gamma-glutamyl-gamma-aminobutyrate hydrolase family protein (Members of this family of hydrolases with an active site Cys residue belong to MEROPS family C26.), encoding MPVFIAICANTEYNKNGQTITSVPVAYSQCVLQAGAVPVILPPCRDEQTVVLMLSRFSGLILPGGLDMDAQYFNQEMHPACRASDPELDLFQVTLVKLAVELKMPILGICRGAQVANVALGGSLVQDIPSQLPESHISHMQTVFSFDTDHDVRFDPGSRLYGLFGASMRINSRHHQSIDAPGNGIRITAWAPDGVVEGAEHESLPIYLVQWHPELLMQKSDSMRPLFNRFIGHCKEKRAWF
- a CDS encoding DUF309 domain-containing protein; the encoded protein is MMTKRFNPFENRTDRDVRNLLGSAFTGALHKGDPALVARAVSGLGQKQLPVPAQVYIKERSRRYNDVLAQVTAHPELASDVYALAGLLWDESLFFECHEWLEQDYRTLQGQAKKNLQAMIRTAGAFELLAYDRKEAAVSVASKALAVLEEYFLQVPESFNIAPKMARLKTLIKAA
- a CDS encoding CooT family nickel-binding protein, whose protein sequence is MCEANAYLIDKSGQESLFLEAVDKVEPEEDGIRLVSIFGEQKFIKGKIHSLSLVEHKVFIKPE
- a CDS encoding FAD-dependent oxidoreductase translates to MAKKIIIIGAVALGPKVASRLRRLDSDCEITMIDRDSLISYGGCGIPYYIGGDIGELKDLYSTTAHHPRDPEFFRTVKGVNVLTRTEAIGIDRRNKLLKVRHLDDGTESDMPYDKLVIGTGGTPFTPPIPGADLPGVYPVSNLHHADAIKELISKGAVGSAVVIGAGAIGVEMAEALTDLWGVETTLVEMAPHILPVAIGPNIALIAEKELENNDVDVKIGAQVTKILGDAENGVTGVEVSGEVIDCDLVIMAVGVRPNTGFAAEAGLAVGRGGSLIVDKNLRTTDPDIYAGGDCIEVRNQVSGDQLPMPLGSLANRQGRIIGTNIFGKNAQFDGTVGTFCIKIFGMGVATAGLTLHQAKMAGFDPVHSVVAQFDRAHFYPDSKFLFIQLIADRNTRKVLGVEAVGEQIDSVKSRVDAVVPLLQQGMTVDDVCTLEVAYAPPFASAMDVINNAGNALDNILDGRNTPIDWPEFIELFDKGEITVVDLREAVEAQPFIEKYGADRWIHIPQPELRERYNELPRDKELCLFCGTGARSFECQTTLNQNGFTRVKNLQGGYAIIRVTEPDFIPEGG
- a CDS encoding HAD-IIB family hydrolase; the encoded protein is MNKKGLYIQMFSIHGLIRSENMELGHDADTGGQIKYVIELGKALSKHEDVRKVDLLTRLISDKSCSNDYSRPIETVNEKFRIVRLQCGGKKYIRKELLWPFMDEYVDKTIKFIKNEREIPDIIHGHYPDAGYVAKELARFFGLPFVYTGHSLGRSKKQRLLDEGVKEEELNKKFKIDHRIFMEEQVLKSADMIVTSTRQEVDKQYGLYQNKNLPTYHVIPPGIDIEKFCPYYHDTFADEEQKEEALFTRQSLIKELRRFFRHHDKPIILALCRPDKRKNIEGLVKAYGEDYDLQAIANLAVFAGIRKDISQKEDSERDVLTQMLLLIDKYNLYGKMAIPKKHDFEHEVPELYRIAARKSGVFVNSALVEPFGLTLLEALACGLPVVATNDGGPKDIIDNCKGGILVDPKDTKSIAKAIKDILVHPDTWNTFSKNGIMNTRKHYTWKSHVQTYVEKIETLHRKYETLEMDANEQRLNIGKRFSDLHHFIITDIDNTLLGDDEESLGQLMKLIEDNKKHIGFGVATGRVLESALKILQENNIMMPDIIISGVGSEITYGESLYHDKGWEKHISKNWNPDQIMSTLEQIDYLKKQPKINQTPFKISYNMLPGKDHLPQLHHILAKNRFRYTLIYSHEKYLDILPYRASKGKAIRYLSYKWEIPLKNLLICGDSGNDEEMLKGEPAGIVVGNYSSELESLKHMKNIYFAQNNASGGIIEGIEHYNFIQKANRATRR